One window from the genome of Spirochaetota bacterium encodes:
- a CDS encoding SpoIIE family protein phosphatase encodes MNIFEWLNKKFSYTFALCFLTIFGGWMSAVFGYYLGTSFILSEYTEMHSLALKWLPLSVVIPTLLHYLTFGFLTPIGIPAFFKPLRDINNAFKGGTIDRSLSNENLQVLYIQLSHLPMYNMVAAALFGTLCGFFLMGFGYYDMLSHGTLTVVKMKIGIKIVTIGVLVVVVLYGMSTYLLTEIITNPHRAFVYQELRQRNINIYPRGLIGLRIKFSFFIILMVITLLTFAAMMEQHRLYEESRYINILTYFFISIVAGVFLMYINSDSVMRILDEMGIVTKRISSGQDAWFRVMSYEREFAEIEYSILEMAKEIEEHRKNLELKVEQRTEELREALASLKEKDDMIQKQLEIASNIQRSILPGRIDDWNELKFSVRYIAMEKIGGDFYDVYQMKGDKLGILIADVSGHGIPAALITSMAKISFSSATQQYDSPKRVFQEVNQSILEHIKTQDYMTAFFVVIDDDYNVVYANASHQKAILVRSDEGRTELLDTNGLFIGAIEEARETYEEKETKLKYGDRILLYTDGIPEAANVEREEYSVERLIEVALKNRHLPLEDYASYIIEDVQRFKGKAPVEDDITLLVIELARDEAVDIIKQAKKLIDEHKYYEAIEYLERSLALYPNNRKLIYNLAKNYFRVNNFGKASELIEQYLQMDKRNKYAYYVGGAAYYQMMNYEKAIQLLEKAQSLDPNFTNALFALGMSYKKIGMYQDALQIFERVANIDPDNKMALFEINEIRKGLT; translated from the coding sequence ATGAATATATTTGAATGGTTAAACAAAAAATTTTCATATACATTTGCACTCTGTTTTCTAACAATCTTTGGGGGATGGATGAGTGCCGTTTTTGGTTACTATCTTGGTACTTCATTTATTCTTTCCGAATATACTGAAATGCATTCACTAGCATTAAAATGGCTTCCACTTTCGGTTGTTATCCCAACCTTGCTGCATTACCTGACTTTTGGTTTTTTAACACCAATTGGGATCCCAGCTTTTTTTAAGCCCTTACGTGACATTAATAATGCATTTAAAGGGGGCACCATTGATAGGTCTTTAAGCAATGAAAATCTGCAGGTATTGTATATTCAATTGTCACATCTTCCGATGTACAACATGGTAGCTGCTGCGTTATTTGGCACACTATGCGGATTTTTCTTAATGGGGTTTGGATACTATGATATGCTAAGCCATGGTACATTGACCGTTGTAAAAATGAAAATTGGAATTAAGATTGTAACAATTGGCGTATTAGTGGTTGTTGTATTATATGGAATGTCAACATATCTGTTAACTGAAATTATTACTAATCCACACAGGGCTTTTGTATATCAAGAATTGCGCCAAAGAAATATTAATATCTACCCTCGTGGATTGATTGGCTTGCGTATTAAATTCAGCTTTTTCATCATACTTATGGTTATTACACTATTAACATTTGCTGCAATGATGGAACAGCATCGTTTATACGAAGAATCACGGTATATCAATATTTTAACGTATTTCTTTATATCAATTGTTGCTGGTGTTTTTCTCATGTACATTAATTCTGACTCGGTTATGCGTATTCTTGATGAAATGGGGATTGTTACTAAAAGAATTTCGTCTGGTCAGGATGCATGGTTCAGGGTCATGTCGTATGAACGTGAATTTGCCGAAATAGAATATTCTATTCTTGAAATGGCAAAAGAAATTGAAGAGCATAGGAAAAATCTTGAATTAAAAGTTGAACAACGTACAGAAGAACTTCGTGAAGCACTGGCAAGCCTTAAAGAAAAAGATGATATGATTCAAAAACAGTTAGAGATAGCAAGCAATATACAACGAAGTATATTGCCCGGGCGTATTGACGACTGGAATGAACTTAAATTTTCAGTACGATACATTGCTATGGAGAAAATTGGTGGTGACTTCTATGATGTATATCAGATGAAAGGCGATAAATTGGGTATCTTAATTGCAGACGTATCAGGTCATGGTATTCCTGCAGCTCTCATTACTTCTATGGCAAAAATTTCGTTTAGCTCTGCTACCCAGCAATATGATTCCCCAAAAAGAGTTTTTCAGGAAGTAAACCAGAGTATTCTTGAACATATCAAAACACAGGATTACATGACTGCCTTTTTTGTTGTAATTGATGACGATTACAATGTTGTGTATGCAAATGCAAGCCATCAAAAAGCCATTCTGGTACGGTCCGATGAAGGCAGAACGGAGCTTCTGGATACTAACGGATTATTTATTGGAGCAATAGAGGAAGCTCGTGAAACGTATGAAGAAAAAGAAACAAAATTAAAATATGGTGACAGAATATTGCTCTATACAGACGGAATCCCTGAAGCAGCAAATGTTGAACGTGAAGAATATTCAGTTGAACGACTCATTGAAGTTGCACTCAAAAACCGACACCTCCCGCTTGAGGATTATGCAAGCTATATTATTGAGGATGTACAGCGATTTAAAGGGAAAGCTCCTGTTGAAGATGATATTACTTTGCTAGTTATTGAGCTTGCACGAGATGAAGCCGTTGATATTATTAAGCAGGCAAAAAAGCTCATAGATGAGCATAAATATTATGAAGCAATTGAGTATTTAGAGAGGAGCTTAGCACTATATCCAAACAACCGTAAGCTTATCTATAATCTGGCAAAAAATTATTTCAGGGTAAATAATTTTGGCAAAGCTTCTGAACTTATTGAACAGTATTTACAAATGGATAAACGGAATAAATATGCGTACTACGTTGGAGGTGCGGCTTATTATCAGATGATGAATTATGAAAAAGCCATACAATTATTGGAAAAAGCACAAAGTTTGGACCCTAACTTTACAAATGCCTTATTTGCATTGGGCATGTCCTATAAAAAGATAGGAATGTACCAGGATGCATTGCAAATTTTTGAACGAGTTGCCAATATAGATCCGGATAATAAAATGGCATTATTTGAAATAAATGAAATACGCAAGGGGCTGACCTAA
- a CDS encoding serine/threonine protein phosphatase, whose translation MFYIIGDIHGYYNKLLSLFEKIKKYLTNNDTIIFLGDYIDRGPQSFEVIDFLIDLKEKYTTVCLKGNHESMFLNYLAGKDISLYMYNGGQATIDSYENNMGSLQLPEDHKIFFNSLKLYFETDDFIALHAGLKPGVPLELQSSYDMMWIREEFFLKLYRWPKLIVFGHTTTVNITGLPIYEIYDDTYRNIIGIDTGAAYGGPLTCLRLPDKKIFQSY comes from the coding sequence ATGTTCTACATAATAGGCGACATACACGGATATTATAATAAGCTCCTTTCGCTTTTTGAAAAGATAAAAAAGTATCTCACCAATAATGATACTATCATCTTTTTAGGCGATTATATAGACCGCGGCCCTCAATCTTTTGAAGTTATTGATTTTTTAATAGATTTAAAAGAAAAATATACTACTGTATGCCTTAAAGGCAATCATGAATCCATGTTTTTAAATTATCTTGCTGGTAAAGATATTTCACTCTATATGTATAACGGCGGTCAGGCAACAATCGACTCCTATGAAAACAATATGGGCTCATTGCAATTGCCTGAAGATCATAAGATTTTTTTTAATAGTTTGAAATTATATTTTGAAACTGATGATTTTATAGCATTGCATGCCGGATTAAAACCCGGCGTGCCACTTGAATTGCAATCAAGTTATGATATGATGTGGATCAGGGAGGAATTCTTCCTAAAATTGTACCGGTGGCCTAAGCTTATTGTATTTGGCCATACCACCACAGTTAATATAACAGGTCTACCAATATATGAAATATATGATGATACATACAGAAACATAATTGGCATTGATACCGGTGCAGCGTATGGTGGCCCTTTAACCTGCTTACGCCTTCCAGATAAAAAGATTTTTCAGTCATACTGA
- the gpmI gene encoding 2,3-bisphosphoglycerate-independent phosphoglycerate mutase has product MKLLPNGFNRRKGLVLIIMDGIGIGPNDEGNAFFLARTPVLDRLMQTCPYTTLKAHGTAVGLPSDADMGNSEVGHNALGAGRIFDQGAKLVDKAIESKQIFSTEIWKKLLAKPLNVGTTLHFIGLLSDGNVHSHINHLFKIIEQAAKEGVKKIRVHILLDGRDVPETSALQYVESLEQFLHAFNQQGFDFCIASGGGRMVTTMDRYEADWNIVKRGWDAHVLGKGRAFTQATEAIETYRQEQPGITDQYLPPFVIAKDGKPVGPILDGDSVILFNFRGDRAIEISRAFEEKDFNKFDRERFPDVVFAGMMEYDGDLHIPKNYLVLPPSIDKTISEYLVHNGCRQFAISETQKFGHVTYFWNGNRSGMFDPSLETYQEIPSDKVQFNERPWMKAAEITDAVIEAIYSQKYDFIRLNYANGDMVGHTGILEAAIIAAETVDLCIGRLLQAIDNTGAIAIITADHGNLDEMFEKDAKSGTIKIDKKTGKPQPKTSHTLNPVPFIIYDPHFNGEYQLTTHKEQGLANVAATLCTLLGFHHPEGYCPSLVTLVK; this is encoded by the coding sequence ATGAAATTATTGCCAAACGGTTTTAACAGAAGAAAAGGACTTGTACTAATTATTATGGATGGTATTGGAATAGGTCCAAACGATGAAGGTAATGCTTTTTTTTTGGCTCGCACTCCTGTATTAGACAGATTGATGCAAACCTGTCCTTACACCACCCTTAAAGCACATGGCACTGCTGTAGGCCTTCCCTCAGACGCTGATATGGGCAATTCAGAAGTTGGCCACAATGCACTTGGCGCTGGAAGAATATTTGACCAAGGTGCCAAACTTGTAGATAAAGCAATAGAATCAAAACAAATATTTTCAACTGAAATCTGGAAAAAATTACTGGCAAAGCCACTTAACGTGGGCACAACATTGCACTTTATTGGCCTTCTGTCTGATGGTAATGTGCATTCACATATCAATCACCTCTTTAAAATTATAGAACAAGCAGCCAAAGAAGGAGTAAAAAAAATTCGTGTTCATATATTGTTAGATGGAAGAGATGTTCCAGAAACATCTGCATTGCAATACGTTGAAAGCCTTGAACAATTTCTTCATGCTTTTAACCAACAAGGTTTTGATTTCTGCATAGCTTCAGGTGGCGGAAGAATGGTAACTACAATGGACCGCTATGAAGCTGACTGGAATATTGTAAAACGTGGATGGGATGCGCATGTTTTAGGAAAAGGTAGAGCATTTACTCAAGCTACAGAAGCAATTGAAACATACCGACAAGAACAGCCTGGCATAACTGACCAATATTTACCTCCATTTGTTATTGCTAAAGATGGGAAGCCTGTAGGCCCCATTCTTGATGGTGATTCGGTCATTCTTTTTAATTTTCGTGGCGACAGAGCAATTGAGATCTCACGTGCGTTTGAAGAAAAAGATTTCAATAAATTTGACAGAGAACGATTCCCTGATGTAGTTTTTGCTGGTATGATGGAATACGATGGCGATCTTCATATTCCAAAAAATTATCTAGTATTACCCCCTTCCATTGATAAAACCATAAGTGAATATTTAGTACATAATGGATGTCGCCAATTTGCAATTTCCGAAACACAAAAATTTGGCCATGTCACCTATTTCTGGAATGGCAATCGCAGCGGAATGTTTGATCCTAGTCTTGAAACATATCAGGAAATTCCCTCTGATAAGGTGCAATTTAATGAACGCCCCTGGATGAAAGCAGCTGAAATCACAGATGCTGTAATAGAGGCAATTTACAGTCAAAAATATGATTTTATCAGATTAAACTACGCAAATGGCGATATGGTTGGACATACTGGTATACTGGAAGCTGCTATAATCGCAGCTGAAACGGTGGACCTTTGTATAGGCCGTTTGCTACAAGCAATTGATAATACAGGAGCTATCGCCATAATTACTGCTGATCATGGCAACCTTGACGAGATGTTTGAAAAAGATGCCAAGTCAGGAACAATTAAAATTGATAAGAAGACGGGCAAACCTCAGCCAAAAACTTCACATACATTAAATCCGGTGCCTTTCATAATCTATGATCCTCACTTTAATGGTGAATATCAGCTAACCACACATAAAGAGCAGGGCCTTGCAAATGTTGCCGCAACACTTTGTACTTTATTAGGATTTCATCATCCTGAAGGCTATTGCCCATCATTAGTAACACTTGTAAAATAA
- a CDS encoding ABC transporter permease, whose amino-acid sequence MKYYILKRILIIIPTLIGITFITYLMIRLAPGDFTSLRAGVEGELKAGSLSKEIFEQEKKLYGLDKPIIVGYAEWFYKTIQLDFGTSRKDGRKVILHIADALPITLALNVLSIIIVYIISIPLGIYSSVKKDTLQDRIISLALFLLYSLPSFWVALLLLKYLSGGDYLNLFPLGGLYSDWYVQLNPLQKFADIIWHLILPVVTLTYGGFAFLSRYTRATMLDVINQQYIITARAKGLSEKKVLFVHAFRNSLIPLLTLMATMLPGLLGGSVIVESIFSIPGMGMLAFESILSRDIPIIMAITSISAFLTLIGIFLADILYAVADPRIRLEAKQ is encoded by the coding sequence ATGAAGTACTACATACTTAAAAGAATACTTATAATTATACCTACTTTAATAGGTATAACGTTTATAACATATCTTATGATACGATTGGCTCCAGGCGATTTTACTTCTCTTAGAGCAGGCGTGGAAGGCGAATTAAAAGCGGGGAGCCTATCAAAAGAAATATTTGAGCAGGAAAAAAAACTCTATGGGCTTGATAAACCCATCATTGTGGGGTATGCGGAATGGTTTTATAAAACAATACAACTAGATTTTGGTACCTCACGTAAAGATGGGCGCAAGGTTATTTTGCATATAGCAGATGCGTTGCCAATTACTCTTGCACTGAATGTTCTTTCTATTATAATTGTCTATATTATTTCCATCCCATTGGGTATCTATTCTTCGGTCAAAAAAGATACATTGCAGGATAGAATTATAAGTTTAGCATTATTTTTACTCTATTCCCTTCCATCTTTCTGGGTTGCCTTATTGTTGCTTAAATACTTAAGTGGTGGTGATTACCTTAATTTATTTCCATTAGGTGGATTGTACTCCGACTGGTATGTCCAATTAAATCCTTTGCAGAAGTTTGCTGATATTATATGGCATTTAATTTTACCCGTGGTGACTTTAACCTATGGTGGATTTGCATTTTTATCGCGATACACACGTGCAACCATGCTTGATGTCATCAATCAACAATATATTATAACCGCACGAGCTAAGGGATTATCTGAAAAAAAGGTTTTATTTGTTCATGCATTTCGCAATTCATTAATACCATTGCTTACCCTTATGGCAACCATGCTTCCAGGGTTACTTGGAGGCAGTGTTATAGTAGAATCTATTTTTTCAATACCTGGAATGGGTATGCTGGCATTTGAATCGATACTGTCAAGGGATATACCCATTATAATGGCTATAACCTCCATTTCGGCTTTTCTTACACTAATTGGGATATTTTTAGCAGATATCTTGTATGCTGTTGCTGATCCTCGCATACGGTTGGAGGCAAAACAATGA
- a CDS encoding STAS domain-containing protein, whose translation MIFTKKEEKNRCIFTINEQLNPRTLKELVEEMHNFLQNDSRDAIIDMTNVEVVDSTILAGFMTLYNNFNNNRRKFRIINANNYVKRVIELASLETFLLEE comes from the coding sequence ATGATATTTACTAAAAAAGAAGAAAAAAACAGATGTATATTTACTATTAATGAGCAGTTAAATCCAAGGACATTAAAAGAGTTGGTTGAAGAAATGCATAATTTTTTACAAAATGATAGCCGTGATGCTATAATTGATATGACGAATGTAGAAGTTGTTGACTCTACAATTCTTGCTGGATTTATGACATTGTACAACAATTTTAACAACAACCGTAGAAAATTTAGAATCATTAATGCAAATAATTATGTAAAGCGTGTTATTGAATTGGCATCACTTGAAACATTTCTTCTGGAGGAGTAG
- a CDS encoding ABC transporter permease, whose translation MKGYWSIVWKRFAQNKLAVTGLCIVIVLFIIALCAPLIANNKPYILIYKGKTYFPLFFDYKEFSGVDFKKLEGYKIFPPIPYSYSEYDLNAIVLPPTSKHILGTDEQGRDLAARMIYGTRVSIFVGFVAVFIYVTIGIIIGALAGYYGGWVDILISRIIEIVMCFPTFFLILTILALWGQSLLNVMIVIGITGWTGIARIVRGEFLKLREQDFVIASKALGARDYWIIFRHILPNAMAPVMVSATFGIASTILIESSLSFLGFGVQPPTPSWGDILSQSRDFIDFAWWLTLIPGFAIFITITSYNLVGEGLQDALDPKQYR comes from the coding sequence ATGAAAGGCTACTGGTCAATCGTATGGAAGCGATTTGCTCAAAACAAGCTTGCTGTTACAGGTCTTTGCATTGTAATAGTATTATTTATTATAGCCTTATGTGCGCCACTAATAGCCAATAATAAACCATATATTTTAATTTATAAGGGTAAAACATATTTCCCACTTTTTTTTGATTATAAAGAATTTTCAGGAGTGGATTTTAAAAAACTAGAAGGATATAAAATATTCCCACCAATTCCATACTCATATTCAGAATATGATCTTAATGCTATTGTTCTCCCACCCACTTCCAAACATATTTTAGGAACAGACGAACAGGGTAGGGACCTTGCAGCACGAATGATTTATGGTACAAGAGTTTCCATATTTGTAGGATTTGTTGCGGTTTTTATTTATGTAACTATTGGCATCATAATTGGTGCATTGGCAGGATATTATGGTGGCTGGGTTGATATACTGATATCACGAATAATTGAAATTGTTATGTGTTTCCCAACATTTTTTCTTATTCTTACCATTCTGGCACTTTGGGGACAGAGCCTTTTAAATGTAATGATAGTGATAGGAATAACAGGTTGGACAGGAATTGCACGAATTGTTCGTGGAGAATTCCTCAAATTACGTGAACAAGATTTTGTTATTGCATCTAAAGCACTGGGAGCCAGAGACTACTGGATTATTTTCAGGCATATACTGCCCAATGCCATGGCTCCTGTTATGGTTTCGGCAACATTTGGAATTGCTTCTACTATACTTATTGAATCATCACTGAGTTTTTTGGGTTTTGGAGTTCAGCCACCAACACCAAGTTGGGGCGACATTTTATCACAATCACGTGATTTTATCGACTTTGCATGGTGGTTGACATTGATACCTGGCTTTGCTATATTTATAACCATAACATCATATAATTTAGTTGGCGAAGGATTGCAGGATGCGCTTGATCCAAAGCAATATCGTTAA
- a CDS encoding glycogen synthase — translation MNIVFCTSEAYPFAKTGGLADYSYSLPKALAKRGHNVYLFLPRYYCVDKNKFQCKLTGMPLPVPIGNGIRWAGIYYTNYLEGIHTYFIEHDDYYGRDGLYDYNGTPYNDNAERFIYFCRACIEALKQLAIAPEIIHCNDWQTACIPLFLKTHYAHDNVLKNAKSILTVHNVGYQGVFGKDVLWLMQLTEEFFTPENVEFFGNVNLLKAGVVNADCLVTVSKKYAQEIQEPEYGWDLAPIFKKHANKLFGILNGVDYEHWNPEKDKYIPYQYSINNHNSGKKKCKKELQKFMKLKVNEVPVLGCISRLTYQKGIDILIDTLDWLFFDEQEVQFVILGSGEQWIIDRFEWLHAMYPERVGIWWGYNEQLAHLIEAGSDFYIMPSRYEPSGLNQMYSLAYGTIPIVRATGGLDDSIKHFDVQSKTGNGFKYQHNDIGELYTIIRYALRIYKNQSMMKILIHNAMSFKRSWDDTAREYEELYNNITKCDD, via the coding sequence ATGAATATTGTATTTTGTACAAGTGAGGCATACCCCTTTGCCAAAACAGGAGGCCTTGCCGATTATTCATACTCTTTACCAAAGGCTCTTGCAAAACGTGGCCACAATGTATATCTTTTTTTACCCCGCTATTACTGTGTGGATAAAAATAAATTCCAATGTAAACTAACCGGGATGCCTTTACCAGTGCCAATCGGGAATGGCATACGATGGGCAGGCATATACTATACCAACTATCTTGAAGGTATTCATACTTATTTTATTGAACACGATGATTATTATGGACGTGATGGTTTGTATGATTATAATGGAACACCGTATAATGATAATGCGGAAAGGTTTATTTATTTTTGTCGCGCATGCATTGAAGCTTTAAAACAGTTGGCGATAGCTCCTGAAATAATTCATTGTAATGATTGGCAAACTGCATGCATCCCGCTATTCTTAAAAACACATTATGCACATGATAATGTGTTGAAAAATGCAAAATCAATACTTACTGTTCATAACGTTGGTTATCAGGGTGTATTTGGTAAAGATGTTTTGTGGCTGATGCAGCTTACAGAAGAATTCTTTACACCTGAAAATGTTGAATTTTTTGGTAATGTTAATTTATTGAAAGCTGGTGTAGTGAATGCAGATTGCCTGGTTACTGTAAGTAAAAAATATGCTCAAGAGATACAAGAACCTGAATATGGCTGGGACCTTGCTCCAATTTTTAAAAAACATGCAAATAAACTTTTTGGTATCCTAAACGGCGTCGATTATGAACACTGGAATCCTGAAAAAGATAAATATATACCATACCAGTATTCAATTAATAATCATAATAGTGGTAAAAAGAAATGTAAAAAAGAATTGCAGAAATTTATGAAGTTAAAAGTAAACGAGGTGCCAGTTTTGGGTTGTATATCACGTTTGACATATCAGAAGGGTATTGATATTCTCATTGATACATTAGATTGGCTTTTTTTTGATGAACAGGAAGTGCAATTTGTAATTCTTGGAAGTGGCGAACAATGGATTATTGATAGATTTGAGTGGTTACATGCCATGTATCCTGAAAGGGTTGGTATATGGTGGGGATACAATGAACAACTGGCACATTTGATAGAAGCAGGCAGTGATTTTTATATAATGCCATCTCGCTATGAACCTTCAGGGCTCAATCAGATGTACAGCCTGGCATATGGAACAATACCTATAGTGCGTGCAACAGGTGGACTTGATGATTCCATTAAACACTTTGATGTTCAATCAAAAACAGGAAATGGTTTTAAATATCAGCACAACGATATTGGTGAATTATATACAATTATACGATATGCATTAAGAATATACAAAAACCAATCAATGATGAAGATATTAATTCACAATGCAATGTCATTTAAAAGAAGTTGGGATGATACGGCCAGAGAGTATGAAGAATTATACAATAACATTACAAAATGTGATGATTAG
- a CDS encoding peptide-binding protein yields MKFLIKCKIQFVIFAVINFISCTRFETVRDPYTLYVHISAEPGHLNPITSNEAIASSINTYIYETLLDRDFDSLELKPQLAEKWEISHDKLHYRFYLKKNIFWSDGKPFTADDIVYSFKVIKDPKVANAPLKVYYIDVKSVKKISPYIVEFTYSKPYFLALEICGSIPIVPKHIFDDGTDFNTHKHNRHPVGTGPYKFVKWNTGKTIELAVNDSYWGKKPEIQRIVYKVIPEPNVALQMLKKGELDVMALRPIQWVRQTNSQHFQESFYKFMYYQPYYNYIGWNARNPLFKDKNVRKALTMLVNRQAILDSLLFGLGVVVTGPFYIHDKYYNHDIQPLPYDPVKAKMLLHQSGWTDSNGDGILDKDGVPFKFTLTIASASKFAERLATILKEDFAKAGIQMDINRYEWAVFVNKVDKRDFDAVTLGWSLSWEGDPYQLWHSSQVKAGSNFCYFINAEADKIIENARKEFDVEKRIKMYRRFHEIIHDEQPYTFLYCTPALVVVSKRFDNVIVHKRGLNYVEWKVGHQQ; encoded by the coding sequence ATGAAATTCTTAATCAAATGTAAAATACAGTTTGTAATTTTTGCAGTAATAAATTTTATTTCGTGTACACGCTTTGAGACAGTGCGTGATCCCTATACATTATATGTACATATTTCGGCTGAACCTGGGCACCTAAACCCCATTACCTCAAACGAAGCTATTGCATCGTCAATAAACACCTATATCTACGAAACGCTCCTTGACAGGGATTTTGATAGCCTTGAATTAAAACCGCAGCTTGCCGAAAAATGGGAAATATCTCATGATAAATTACATTATCGTTTTTATCTTAAAAAAAATATTTTTTGGAGCGATGGCAAGCCTTTTACTGCTGATGATATTGTGTATTCTTTCAAAGTGATTAAAGACCCAAAGGTTGCAAATGCTCCATTAAAGGTGTACTATATCGATGTTAAGAGTGTAAAAAAAATATCTCCCTACATTGTTGAGTTTACGTATTCAAAGCCGTATTTCCTGGCTTTAGAAATTTGTGGAAGCATTCCGATAGTACCAAAGCATATTTTTGATGATGGCACTGATTTTAATACACACAAACATAACAGACATCCTGTTGGTACTGGCCCATATAAATTTGTCAAATGGAATACCGGTAAAACCATAGAATTAGCGGTAAACGATAGTTACTGGGGAAAAAAACCTGAGATACAGCGCATTGTGTATAAAGTCATTCCCGAACCTAATGTGGCGCTTCAGATGTTAAAAAAAGGTGAACTTGATGTTATGGCTCTGCGCCCAATCCAATGGGTACGGCAGACAAATTCACAACACTTTCAAGAATCCTTTTATAAATTTATGTATTATCAGCCATATTACAATTACATTGGGTGGAATGCCCGCAATCCACTGTTTAAAGATAAAAATGTCAGAAAAGCGCTTACCATGCTTGTCAATCGTCAGGCAATATTAGACAGCTTGCTTTTTGGATTGGGGGTAGTTGTTACAGGTCCTTTTTATATTCATGACAAGTATTACAATCATGATATACAACCTTTACCGTATGATCCTGTAAAAGCCAAAATGTTATTACATCAATCTGGCTGGACAGATAGCAACGGCGATGGTATTCTTGACAAAGATGGCGTCCCTTTTAAATTTACCTTAACGATAGCTTCTGCAAGCAAATTTGCTGAACGTCTAGCAACCATTTTAAAAGAAGACTTTGCAAAAGCTGGCATACAGATGGATATAAACCGCTATGAATGGGCTGTATTTGTGAATAAAGTGGATAAACGTGATTTTGATGCGGTTACTTTGGGCTGGTCTTTATCATGGGAGGGTGATCCTTACCAGCTGTGGCATTCGTCACAGGTCAAAGCAGGTTCAAATTTTTGTTACTTTATCAATGCAGAAGCTGATAAGATTATTGAAAATGCACGCAAAGAATTTGACGTTGAAAAAAGAATAAAAATGTATCGCCGTTTTCATGAGATAATCCATGATGAGCAGCCGTATACATTTTTATATTGCACTCCTGCATTGGTAGTAGTAAGTAAGCGTTTTGACAATGTTATTGTACATAAACGTGGATTAAATTATGTAGAATGGAAGGTTGGGCATCAACAATGA
- a CDS encoding lytic transglycosylase domain-containing protein, protein MKNYTITLQNVMIRIIKSLIFNCIIFTILSLIAVHAQIKSRKAHDGTVEYYNTSPSSKTNSILSDLSKNPYDSIIINVCKIENIDPQLIRCIIKVESNFNKDAVSVAGAMGLMQLMQETAQAYGVQDPFDPEQNIKAGVKHFKSLLSFFKNDVILALAAYHAGLGVVKKNMAVPNIKSTITYVNDVMKLYQPGETHNYSAKVEKLYMNILPDGTINITNIK, encoded by the coding sequence ATGAAGAATTATACAATAACATTACAAAATGTGATGATTAGAATAATAAAAAGCCTTATATTTAATTGTATTATATTTACTATACTGTCTTTGATAGCAGTACACGCACAGATTAAATCAAGAAAAGCACACGATGGCACAGTTGAATATTATAATACAAGCCCCTCTAGTAAAACAAATTCCATATTAAGTGATCTTTCAAAAAATCCGTATGATTCAATAATTATTAATGTTTGTAAAATTGAAAATATTGACCCACAACTCATACGCTGTATTATAAAAGTTGAATCCAACTTCAACAAAGATGCGGTTTCAGTTGCTGGTGCAATGGGCCTGATGCAACTTATGCAGGAAACTGCACAGGCGTATGGGGTACAGGATCCTTTTGATCCGGAACAAAATATAAAAGCTGGTGTAAAACATTTTAAATCATTACTGTCATTCTTTAAAAATGATGTAATTTTGGCTTTGGCTGCATATCATGCAGGGTTGGGAGTGGTTAAAAAAAACATGGCAGTACCAAATATAAAGTCAACTATTACGTACGTGAATGATGTAATGAAATTGTACCAGCCAGGTGAAACACACAATTATTCAGCTAAAGTTGAAAAATTATATATGAATATTTTACCCGATGGGACAATAAATATAACCAATATTAAATAA